A genomic segment from Luteolibacter ambystomatis encodes:
- the rpoN gene encoding RNA polymerase factor sigma-54, which yields MSQASLHQSLSQQQTLAPQMRKSLEILQASTLELTQLVRQSLETNPVLEDITEVDSLDAESPDPEEADSLDYLNETDDDWRDRSIMEARSSPWTSEDEERRQRLYDSIVAPETLQQHLSHQLDLSMVDPEVREAGRAVIANLDERGFLDLPAKELGARMNLKPAALQAALVLIQSFDPPGVGAENIHQSLLIQLERAGESGSIEYKIVRDHLEDLARKRYPQIARALGTNVERITEAASRIGRLTPNPGGEFDPTGNPYILPDVVIERDDDGEWSARLTNEYLPNLRINDFYKDLIGRSKTDGKTRQFLRDQIRDGRSLIRSISLRQETILAIAYKLIEHQPAFLAKGPRHLRPLTMNDIADELSLHATTVSRAVAGKYVLTPHGLMEMRAFFATGYQTEGGEEVSNAGVREAIQQIIAQENASKPLSDDALAKQLKTQGINVARRTVAKYREQLNILPSHLRKSF from the coding sequence ATGTCCCAAGCCTCGCTCCACCAATCCCTCTCCCAGCAGCAGACGCTTGCGCCCCAGATGCGCAAGAGCCTCGAGATCCTGCAGGCGAGCACGCTGGAGTTGACCCAACTGGTGAGGCAGTCCTTGGAGACGAATCCGGTTTTGGAGGACATCACCGAAGTGGACTCCCTGGATGCCGAGAGTCCCGATCCGGAAGAGGCGGACTCCCTCGACTATCTCAACGAGACCGACGATGACTGGCGCGATCGCTCGATCATGGAGGCGCGTTCGTCACCATGGACAAGCGAGGATGAGGAGCGCCGCCAACGCCTTTACGATTCCATTGTCGCGCCGGAGACCCTCCAGCAGCACCTCTCCCATCAGCTCGACCTTTCCATGGTCGATCCGGAAGTGCGCGAGGCGGGGCGTGCGGTGATCGCGAATCTCGATGAACGCGGGTTCCTGGACCTCCCCGCCAAGGAATTGGGAGCGAGAATGAATCTGAAACCGGCGGCGCTGCAGGCGGCGCTGGTGCTGATCCAGTCGTTCGATCCGCCCGGTGTCGGTGCGGAGAACATCCATCAGTCCCTGCTGATCCAGCTCGAACGGGCCGGCGAAAGCGGCTCCATCGAATACAAGATCGTCCGCGATCATTTGGAGGATCTCGCCCGCAAGCGCTATCCGCAGATCGCACGCGCGCTGGGAACGAACGTGGAACGCATCACCGAAGCCGCTTCCCGCATCGGCCGTCTGACGCCGAATCCGGGTGGCGAGTTCGACCCCACCGGCAATCCCTACATTCTGCCGGATGTGGTGATCGAGCGTGACGACGACGGCGAATGGTCGGCGCGCCTGACGAATGAGTATCTGCCGAATCTGCGGATCAACGATTTCTACAAGGATCTCATCGGCCGCAGCAAGACGGACGGCAAGACCCGTCAGTTCCTGCGCGACCAGATCCGCGACGGCCGCAGCCTGATCCGCTCGATCTCCCTGCGTCAGGAAACCATCCTCGCGATCGCCTACAAGCTCATCGAGCACCAGCCTGCCTTCCTCGCCAAAGGTCCGCGTCACCTGCGGCCCCTGACCATGAACGACATCGCGGACGAGCTCTCCCTGCACGCCACGACCGTTTCCCGCGCCGTCGCCGGCAAGTATGTGCTGACTCCGCACGGGCTGATGGAAATGCGCGCCTTCTTCGCCACCGGGTATCAAACCGAAGGCGGGGAAGAAGTTTCGAATGCCGGAGTCCGCGAGGCGATCCAACAGATTATCGCCCAGGAAAACGCCTCCAAGCCCCTCTCGGATGACGCGCTGGCCAAGCAGCTCAAGACCCAGGGCATCAATGTCGCGCGCCGCACGGTGGCGAAGTATCGCGAGCAGTTGAACATCCTGCCCTCGCACCTGCGGAAGTCGTTCTAG
- a CDS encoding 3-keto-disaccharide hydrolase: MKSTGWFLTGALAAACGVAAGEGFGEKPNTPQLPGVPYVVHDGTRPQPPVVTPAAAVLQKAPSDAKILFDGTNADAWLNGDKPAAWKIQNGSLVGGPPGNLRTKDSFGAVQLHLEWRIPAGRKVEGQGGGNSGVFLMGLYEIQILQSNGNKTYPDGQATAFYGQLPPLANATLPQGEWQSYDIAFEPPVYTDGKVTRPAKATVMHNGIITQNGESFIGPTQYRKLAAYPDKHPATGPVELQFHGDPVEFRNIWIRPLGARDAGAKP; encoded by the coding sequence ATGAAATCCACAGGATGGTTCCTGACGGGCGCGCTGGCAGCAGCGTGCGGAGTGGCGGCGGGCGAGGGATTCGGCGAAAAGCCGAATACCCCGCAACTCCCGGGAGTGCCCTATGTGGTCCACGATGGCACGCGCCCGCAGCCGCCGGTCGTGACTCCGGCCGCGGCGGTGCTCCAAAAGGCGCCGTCCGATGCCAAGATCCTCTTCGATGGCACCAATGCGGATGCCTGGCTCAATGGTGACAAACCGGCCGCTTGGAAAATCCAGAACGGCAGTCTCGTCGGCGGTCCTCCGGGCAATCTCCGGACCAAGGACAGCTTCGGCGCGGTGCAGCTCCACCTCGAGTGGCGTATTCCGGCGGGTCGCAAGGTGGAAGGCCAGGGAGGCGGCAACAGCGGCGTCTTCCTGATGGGCCTCTACGAGATCCAGATCCTCCAGAGCAACGGCAACAAGACCTATCCGGACGGCCAGGCCACGGCCTTCTACGGCCAACTGCCGCCGCTGGCGAATGCCACGCTGCCGCAGGGTGAGTGGCAGAGCTACGACATCGCCTTCGAGCCGCCGGTTTACACCGATGGCAAGGTGACCCGTCCGGCCAAGGCCACGGTGATGCACAATGGCATCATCACCCAGAACGGCGAGTCCTTCATCGGACCGACCCAATACCGCAAGCTGGCGGCTTACCCGGACAAACATCCGGCCACCGGTCCGGTGGAGCTCCAGTTCCACGGCGACCCGGTGGAATTCCGGAATATCTGGATCCGCCCGCTTGGTGCCCGGGATGCCGGCGCGAAGCCGTAA
- a CDS encoding UTP--glucose-1-phosphate uridylyltransferase, with translation MASFEAFDQKMRAAGMGDAAIRAFRRNYEALCRNETGLIPESDIGPAENLPDFSNVAEGAPADASLLGQAVVIKLNGGLGTSMGLQGPKSLLPVRDGVTFLDLMVRQVQSLRESTGARVRLLLMNSFNTSEGTLEHLQRYKADGFAEASEVELLQNQIPKIDAGSLQPVEWSTDADLEWCPPGHGDLFPALVGSGWLDRLLAEGVKYAFVSNSDNLGAVLDPSLLRYFAESGAPFLMEVTRRTAADRKGGHLAKRKSDGRLLLREVAQCPDADLEAFQNIDRHQYFNTNSLWLRLDLLKEQLAADDGVLPLPMIRNRKTVDPRDKNSPAVLQLEVAMGAAIECFEGSTAIEVPRSRFAPVKTTGDLFSLRSDAYEVLEDGQVRLAAQRDGVPPVVSLGDSYKLVDQLEELGAVPSLLESRSLDIQGRVTFEAGVAFAGDVSIQGGQEGPKTLSAGRYEGQQVVL, from the coding sequence ATGGCATCCTTTGAAGCTTTCGACCAGAAAATGCGCGCCGCCGGCATGGGCGACGCCGCGATCCGTGCATTTCGCCGCAACTACGAGGCGCTTTGCCGCAATGAAACCGGCTTGATCCCGGAATCCGACATTGGTCCCGCAGAGAACCTGCCGGACTTCTCCAACGTGGCCGAAGGCGCTCCGGCGGATGCCTCTCTGTTAGGCCAGGCCGTGGTCATCAAGCTCAACGGCGGCCTTGGCACCAGCATGGGCCTGCAAGGCCCGAAAAGCCTGCTGCCGGTGCGCGATGGTGTGACTTTCCTCGACCTGATGGTCCGCCAGGTGCAATCGCTGCGCGAGAGCACCGGTGCCCGCGTGCGCCTGCTGCTGATGAACAGCTTCAACACCAGCGAGGGCACTCTGGAGCACCTCCAGCGCTACAAGGCCGATGGTTTTGCGGAAGCCTCCGAGGTGGAACTGCTCCAGAACCAGATCCCGAAGATCGACGCGGGCTCCCTGCAACCGGTCGAATGGTCCACGGATGCCGATCTGGAATGGTGCCCGCCGGGCCACGGCGATCTTTTCCCGGCGCTGGTGGGCAGCGGCTGGCTGGATCGCCTGCTGGCGGAAGGCGTGAAGTACGCCTTCGTGTCGAACTCGGACAATCTCGGCGCGGTTCTCGACCCATCGCTGCTGCGTTACTTCGCCGAAAGCGGCGCGCCATTCCTCATGGAAGTCACGCGGCGCACCGCCGCCGACCGCAAGGGTGGCCATCTGGCGAAGCGCAAGAGTGATGGCCGTTTGTTGCTGCGTGAGGTCGCCCAGTGCCCGGATGCGGATCTGGAGGCATTCCAGAACATCGACCGCCACCAGTATTTCAACACCAACAGCCTGTGGCTGCGCCTTGACCTGCTCAAGGAACAGCTCGCGGCGGATGACGGCGTGCTGCCGCTGCCCATGATCCGCAACCGCAAGACAGTCGATCCGCGCGACAAGAATTCCCCGGCCGTGCTCCAGTTGGAAGTGGCCATGGGGGCTGCCATCGAGTGCTTTGAGGGCTCCACGGCCATCGAGGTGCCGCGCAGCCGCTTCGCGCCGGTGAAGACGACGGGGGATTTGTTCTCCCTCCGTTCGGACGCCTACGAGGTGTTGGAGGATGGACAGGTCCGGCTTGCGGCACAACGCGATGGCGTGCCACCGGTGGTCTCACTGGGTGATTCCTACAAGCTGGTGGATCAACTCGAAGAACTCGGCGCGGTGCCCAGCTTGCTGGAATCCCGGAGCTTGGACATCCAAGGCCGCGTAACGTTCGAGGCCGGAGTGGCCTTCGCGGGCGACGTCTCGATACAAGGCGGTCAAGAAGGGCCAAAAACCTTGTCCGCAGGGCGTTATGAAGGCCAGCAGGTAGTTTTGTAA
- a CDS encoding Mrp/NBP35 family ATP-binding protein translates to MTPDFIREALKQVRYPGFSRDIVSFGLVKEIQVQEDGVHVRIEVQTRDPDIPEKIFKDTHAILDELPDIGAVKVEIEIKDPPGQNTASATGKSSIPGVKRIIAVASGKGGVGKSTVAANLAVALSKTGARVGLCDCDLYGPSVAIMFGTTERPMANEQEEIIPIEAHGLQLMSMGFLLEDRSPVIVRGPMATRYTQQFLRQVAWDHLDYLILDLPPGTGDIQLTIVQTVAVDGAVIVTTPQEVALADARKAVSMFAKVNVPILGLVENMAWFDCDHGQRYFLFGEGGGVREAQKLNVPLLGQIPINPETGKRGDQGAPVALLPPSEHPVSAAFHQIAASLRERVKA, encoded by the coding sequence ATGACTCCCGACTTCATCCGTGAGGCCCTCAAGCAGGTCCGCTATCCCGGCTTCTCCCGCGACATCGTTTCCTTCGGCCTCGTCAAAGAAATCCAGGTCCAGGAGGACGGAGTCCATGTCCGGATCGAAGTCCAGACCCGTGATCCCGATATTCCGGAAAAGATCTTCAAGGACACCCACGCGATCCTCGATGAACTGCCGGACATCGGTGCGGTGAAAGTGGAGATCGAGATCAAGGACCCTCCCGGCCAGAACACCGCCAGCGCCACCGGCAAGTCCTCCATTCCCGGCGTGAAGCGCATCATCGCGGTGGCCTCCGGCAAGGGCGGTGTCGGCAAATCCACCGTCGCGGCGAACCTCGCCGTGGCGCTTTCCAAGACCGGCGCACGCGTCGGCCTGTGCGACTGCGACCTCTACGGGCCTTCCGTCGCCATCATGTTCGGCACCACCGAGCGTCCGATGGCGAACGAGCAGGAGGAGATCATCCCGATCGAGGCCCACGGACTCCAGCTCATGTCGATGGGCTTCCTGTTGGAGGATCGCTCTCCCGTCATCGTCCGTGGTCCGATGGCCACGCGCTACACCCAGCAGTTCCTCCGTCAGGTGGCATGGGATCATCTCGACTATCTCATCCTCGACCTGCCGCCCGGCACCGGCGACATCCAGCTCACCATCGTCCAGACCGTGGCAGTGGATGGCGCGGTGATCGTCACCACGCCGCAGGAAGTCGCGCTCGCGGACGCGCGGAAGGCTGTCTCCATGTTCGCCAAGGTGAACGTGCCGATCCTCGGCTTGGTGGAAAACATGGCGTGGTTCGATTGCGATCACGGCCAGCGTTACTTCCTCTTCGGTGAAGGCGGCGGTGTACGCGAAGCCCAGAAGCTCAATGTCCCTCTGCTCGGTCAGATCCCGATCAATCCGGAAACCGGCAAGCGCGGGGATCAGGGAGCCCCTGTGGCATTGTTACCACCATCGGAGCATCCGGTGTCCGCAGCTTTCCACCAGATCGCAGCAAGTCTGCGTGAGCGGGTGAAGGCGTAG
- a CDS encoding polyprenyl synthetase family protein has translation MPAQTLQTGRSDRFPFELVKPELERVESAIRDQVRAFDPAVEPYVAYVCNTSGKRIRPALAVLVGGALGKVDDGHLKLGVIMELIHMATLVHDDIIDGATTRRMVPTANAKWGAGLSVLLGDALFSHALSLATDFNSIDICRKVGQSSREVCQGEIIQTQRRFDLTLTKADYFRIIEMKTGALFASSAGIAASLSGADEETEARFYDYGMKLGTAYQIYDDCLDLVGSEEEVGKTLRTDLAKGKLTLPILNLLETASEAQRSKLNKRIIDQEPLDLPVLVGIAEYEGAIESAIDTAVGLLASCREDLEILAPSDYKDALVQITWFLQVLLEKCRR, from the coding sequence ATGCCAGCTCAAACCCTCCAGACCGGTCGCAGCGACCGCTTCCCGTTCGAACTCGTCAAACCGGAACTCGAGCGGGTGGAGTCTGCGATCCGTGATCAGGTGCGGGCCTTCGACCCGGCCGTGGAGCCCTATGTGGCCTACGTCTGCAATACCTCAGGGAAGCGCATCCGCCCCGCTCTGGCGGTGCTCGTGGGTGGTGCCTTGGGCAAGGTCGATGACGGCCATCTCAAGCTGGGCGTGATCATGGAACTGATCCACATGGCCACGCTGGTGCATGATGACATCATCGATGGCGCGACCACCCGCCGGATGGTTCCCACCGCCAATGCGAAATGGGGCGCGGGTCTTTCCGTCCTGCTCGGCGACGCCCTGTTCTCGCACGCCTTGAGCCTGGCCACCGATTTCAACAGCATCGACATCTGCCGCAAGGTCGGCCAGTCCTCGCGCGAGGTCTGCCAGGGTGAAATCATCCAGACCCAGCGCCGTTTCGACCTCACGCTGACCAAGGCCGACTACTTCCGGATCATCGAGATGAAGACCGGTGCGCTGTTCGCTTCCTCGGCTGGCATTGCGGCCAGCCTCTCGGGCGCGGACGAGGAAACCGAAGCACGTTTCTATGACTACGGAATGAAGCTCGGTACCGCCTACCAGATCTACGACGACTGTCTCGATCTCGTCGGTTCCGAGGAAGAGGTTGGCAAGACTCTCCGTACCGATCTCGCCAAGGGCAAGCTGACGCTGCCAATCCTGAACCTGCTGGAAACCGCCAGCGAAGCCCAGCGCAGCAAACTCAACAAGCGGATCATCGATCAGGAACCGCTCGATCTGCCGGTGCTGGTCGGCATCGCCGAATACGAAGGCGCGATCGAAAGCGCCATCGACACCGCGGTTGGATTGCTGGCTTCCTGCCGTGAGGACCTCGAGATCCTCGCTCCATCCGACTACAAGGACGCTCTGGTGCAGATCACCTGGTTCCTCCAGGTGCTGCTGGAGAAGTGCCGCCGCTGA
- a CDS encoding HAD family hydrolase has protein sequence MAQVGPLDLPENGYDAVIFDCDGTLVDSMPAHFEAWCEAMALHNAKGVLKEDVFYAMGGRPTKDIVVELNNEYGLKLDPVSVALAKREAFLKKLSTLTLIEEVADFARSLLARHIPMAIATGGTRMVIEKTLQAVGVSDWFDEVVTADEVKIGKPAPDIYLHAAKLLGVSPLKCLALEDAPAGIMAAQCAGMAVVAIPSPMDFARS, from the coding sequence ATGGCGCAAGTGGGCCCCCTTGACTTACCGGAAAACGGCTACGATGCCGTCATTTTTGATTGTGATGGAACCCTCGTCGACTCGATGCCCGCGCATTTCGAGGCCTGGTGTGAAGCCATGGCCCTCCACAATGCCAAAGGCGTTCTGAAAGAGGATGTGTTCTATGCGATGGGCGGTCGTCCTACGAAGGACATCGTCGTCGAACTCAACAACGAATACGGCCTCAAGCTGGATCCGGTGTCCGTGGCTCTCGCGAAGCGCGAGGCTTTCCTGAAGAAACTCTCCACGCTGACCCTTATTGAGGAAGTGGCGGATTTCGCCCGCAGCCTGCTGGCCCGCCACATCCCGATGGCGATCGCCACCGGTGGCACCCGCATGGTGATCGAAAAAACACTTCAGGCTGTCGGTGTTTCCGATTGGTTCGATGAAGTCGTCACCGCGGATGAAGTGAAGATCGGCAAGCCTGCTCCCGATATCTACCTCCACGCCGCCAAGCTCCTCGGCGTATCGCCGCTCAAGTGCCTCGCTCTTGAAGACGCTCCAGCCGGTATCATGGCCGCCCAATGCGCTGGCATGGCGGTGGTGGCTATTCCGTCGCCGATGGACTTCGCGCGGAGCTGA
- the guaB gene encoding IMP dehydrogenase — MAEISLGLSFDDVLLVPALSEVLPGEADLSTHVTAGIPLHIPVVSAAMDTVSESELAIALAREGGIGVIHRACPIDEQATMVSRVKRSENAVILKPYTVRKEQSVDEVRAIMAEHGFSGFPVVDAEGRLEGMVTGRDVRYLDTVDARVADVMTKHDKLITAPATTSLEEARRILYQNRIEKLPLVDGSGKLVGLITGSDIEKRITFTNAAKDPAGRLRCGAAVGVGPDCVDRGQALIDAGADALFIDAATGHTSRVMDVIGKLRSLSDRPVVAGNVVTLQGAKDLVAAGASAIKVGVGPGSICTTRVIAGVGMPQFTAIRNVADYCREHGVKVIADGGIRYSGDVVKALAAGADLVMLGSLLAGTRESPGQSVYYQGRRFKTYRGMGSLGAMKKGSGDRYAQNSSGKLVAEGVEGRVPYKGPLSDVVFQLMGGLKSGMGYVGASSLQELRDRAQFVQITSGGLRESHVHDIVMTEEPTNYQPLS; from the coding sequence ATGGCGGAGATTTCTCTCGGACTTTCTTTTGATGATGTGCTTCTGGTCCCGGCGTTGAGCGAGGTGCTCCCCGGAGAAGCTGATCTTTCCACCCACGTGACGGCGGGCATCCCGCTGCACATTCCGGTCGTCTCGGCTGCGATGGACACGGTGTCCGAATCGGAACTGGCGATCGCCTTGGCTCGCGAGGGCGGCATCGGCGTGATCCACCGTGCCTGCCCGATCGACGAGCAGGCGACCATGGTGTCCCGCGTGAAGCGTTCCGAGAACGCCGTGATCCTCAAGCCCTACACCGTGCGCAAGGAACAGAGCGTGGACGAGGTCCGCGCGATCATGGCCGAGCATGGTTTCTCCGGCTTCCCGGTTGTGGATGCCGAAGGCCGCTTGGAAGGCATGGTCACCGGCCGTGACGTCCGCTACCTCGATACCGTGGACGCCCGCGTGGCCGATGTGATGACGAAGCACGACAAGCTCATCACCGCCCCCGCCACGACCAGCCTCGAGGAAGCACGCCGCATTCTCTATCAGAACCGCATCGAGAAACTTCCGCTGGTCGATGGCAGTGGCAAGCTCGTCGGCCTCATCACCGGCTCGGACATCGAGAAGCGTATTACTTTCACGAATGCCGCCAAGGATCCGGCCGGCCGCCTCCGCTGCGGTGCCGCCGTGGGTGTGGGCCCGGATTGCGTGGATCGCGGCCAGGCGCTCATCGACGCGGGTGCGGATGCACTCTTCATCGATGCCGCCACCGGCCACACCTCCCGCGTGATGGACGTGATCGGCAAGCTCCGCTCGCTGTCCGACCGCCCGGTCGTGGCGGGCAACGTGGTCACCCTCCAAGGCGCGAAGGATCTCGTCGCCGCCGGTGCCAGCGCCATCAAGGTGGGCGTCGGCCCGGGTTCGATCTGCACCACCCGCGTCATCGCCGGGGTAGGCATGCCGCAGTTCACCGCCATACGCAACGTGGCCGACTACTGCCGCGAGCACGGCGTGAAGGTTATCGCCGACGGCGGTATCCGCTACTCCGGTGACGTGGTGAAGGCGCTCGCCGCCGGTGCCGACCTGGTGATGCTCGGTTCGCTGCTCGCGGGCACCCGCGAAAGCCCCGGCCAGAGCGTCTACTATCAGGGCCGTAGGTTCAAAACCTACCGCGGCATGGGCTCGCTCGGTGCCATGAAAAAAGGCTCCGGTGATCGCTACGCACAGAACAGCTCCGGCAAGCTCGTCGCCGAAGGAGTCGAAGGCCGCGTTCCCTACAAGGGTCCGCTGTCCGATGTGGTGTTCCAGCTCATGGGCGGCCTCAAGTCCGGCATGGGCTATGTGGGAGCCTCATCATTGCAGGAACTCCGCGACCGCGCTCAGTTCGTCCAGATCACCAGCGGCGGCCTTCGCGAAAGCCACGTCCATGACATCGTCATGACCGAGGAGCCGACCAACTACCAGCCGCTGAGCTGA
- the guaA gene encoding glutamine-hydrolyzing GMP synthase — protein MNHVAVLDFGSQYTQLIVRRVRELGYFAKLYATEDFPNIGKPGAIILSGGPRSTSELDAPDIDFEALKGFGVPVLGVCYGMQLLNIKFGGSVASSNRREYGPAALTTVTDEALYEGVSQNSQVWMSHSDTVKILPDCAKVIATNQHGTPVSLKWGNSFYGIQFHPEVTHSHQGIRILHNFLLQCGELAPFHIEDFKRELIENIRTTVGSKQVVCGVSGGVDSTVLAVLLNEAGVNVRAIFVDQGLMRKNEGDEVRNNFHRMGVEIETVDASERFLTALSGVDDPEKKRKIIGELFVDVFWDAVGNAEMLAQGTLYPDVIESASNAKSKASKIKTHHNRVDRILELQEQGKVLEPLAELFKDEVRALGTSLGIPQDILMRHPFPGPGLAVRCPGIITEDRLEIIRECDAIFISRLKEYGWYDKVWQAYAGLVPVKTVGVKGDERSYEWAITLRAVVSEDAMTADWVELPSALLRETSNRILNEVKGVNRVLYDISTKPPASIEWE, from the coding sequence ATCAACCACGTCGCCGTTCTCGATTTCGGCTCGCAATACACCCAGCTCATCGTCCGCCGCGTGCGGGAGCTCGGCTACTTCGCCAAGCTCTACGCCACCGAGGATTTCCCGAACATCGGCAAGCCCGGTGCGATCATTCTTTCGGGCGGTCCGCGCAGCACCAGCGAGCTGGATGCCCCGGATATCGATTTCGAGGCCCTCAAAGGCTTCGGCGTGCCGGTGCTCGGCGTGTGCTACGGCATGCAGCTTCTGAACATCAAGTTCGGTGGCAGTGTAGCCTCCAGCAACCGCCGCGAATACGGTCCGGCCGCGCTCACGACCGTGACGGATGAGGCGCTCTACGAGGGAGTCTCCCAGAACTCGCAGGTGTGGATGAGCCACTCGGACACGGTGAAGATCCTGCCGGATTGCGCCAAGGTGATCGCCACCAACCAGCACGGGACGCCCGTCTCGTTAAAGTGGGGCAATAGCTTCTATGGCATCCAGTTCCACCCGGAAGTGACCCACAGCCATCAGGGCATCCGCATCCTCCACAACTTCCTGCTCCAGTGCGGCGAACTCGCACCGTTCCACATCGAAGATTTCAAGCGTGAGCTGATTGAGAACATCCGCACCACCGTCGGCAGCAAGCAGGTCGTCTGCGGTGTTTCCGGCGGCGTGGACAGCACCGTACTCGCCGTGCTGCTCAACGAAGCCGGCGTGAACGTCCGCGCGATCTTCGTGGACCAAGGCCTGATGCGGAAGAACGAGGGCGATGAGGTTCGCAACAACTTCCACCGCATGGGCGTGGAGATCGAAACGGTCGATGCCTCCGAGCGGTTCCTCACCGCGCTGTCCGGAGTCGATGACCCGGAGAAGAAGCGCAAGATCATCGGCGAGCTGTTTGTCGATGTGTTTTGGGACGCGGTCGGCAATGCCGAGATGCTTGCCCAGGGCACGCTCTATCCCGATGTGATCGAGAGCGCCTCGAACGCCAAGTCGAAGGCCTCCAAGATCAAGACCCACCACAACCGTGTTGACCGCATTCTGGAACTCCAGGAGCAGGGCAAGGTGCTGGAGCCGCTGGCGGAACTCTTCAAGGACGAGGTTCGCGCGCTCGGAACCTCGCTCGGCATCCCGCAGGACATCCTGATGCGCCACCCGTTCCCGGGACCAGGACTCGCGGTGCGCTGCCCGGGCATCATCACCGAGGATCGTCTGGAGATCATCCGCGAGTGCGATGCCATCTTCATCTCCCGCCTCAAGGAATACGGCTGGTATGACAAGGTCTGGCAGGCCTATGCCGGTCTCGTTCCGGTAAAGACCGTGGGCGTGAAAGGCGACGAACGCTCCTACGAGTGGGCGATCACCCTGCGCGCCGTGGTGTCCGAGGACGCCATGACCGCCGACTGGGTGGAGCTTCCCAGCGCACTGCTGCGTGAAACCAGCAACCGCATCCTCAACGAGGTGAAGGGCGTAAACCGAGTGCTCTACGACATCTCGACCAAGCCACCGGCATCGATCGAATGGGAGTAA
- the nrdR gene encoding transcriptional regulator NrdR, with amino-acid sequence MRCIQCGSLKDKVLDSRASKDGTTIRRRRECLNCSYRYTTYEQIERTDLRVVKRDGARESLNREKILSGLVKACEKRPVPMDRLDRAVEEILAELHKDHLAEVPSSAIGAKVMDKLHQIDPVAYVRYVSVYRQFENVNEFIQEIQSLSMRAARDPLQRRLFKD; translated from the coding sequence ATGCGGTGCATCCAATGTGGCTCACTCAAAGACAAGGTGCTCGACTCCCGCGCATCGAAGGACGGTACGACCATACGCCGCCGCCGCGAATGCCTGAACTGCAGCTACCGCTACACCACCTACGAGCAGATCGAGCGCACCGATCTGCGCGTGGTGAAGCGCGACGGCGCGCGCGAATCCTTGAACCGGGAAAAGATCCTCAGCGGTCTGGTGAAGGCCTGCGAAAAGCGGCCGGTGCCGATGGACCGGCTCGACCGTGCCGTGGAGGAGATCCTTGCCGAACTGCACAAGGACCACCTCGCCGAAGTCCCCTCCTCCGCCATCGGCGCGAAGGTGATGGACAAGCTCCACCAGATCGATCCCGTCGCTTACGTACGCTACGTCTCGGTTTACCGCCAGTTCGAGAACGTCAACGAGTTCATCCAGGAAATCCAATCTCTCTCGATGCGAGCCGCCCGCGACCCCTTGCAGCGCCGCCTCTTCAAAGACTGA
- a CDS encoding YqgE/AlgH family protein, with the protein MDSVIGAETALLYHASVESKPSSSDQPIALQGQLLLADPSLRDGVFDHSVVLLAEHSSKTGAFGLVLNHPTGHVVGDLLKDEAFAPLRKVAVHQGGPVSCEHLTFSAFWWNHEKKQLRWAIRISAEDAIAHSHRPGTLIRAFIGYSGWNPGQLETELRRNSWITTQPDNALLGQNHDRELWTEILRHLSPYHRILAEAPPDPFLN; encoded by the coding sequence GTGGATTCCGTCATTGGCGCGGAGACTGCCTTGTTGTATCATGCGTCCGTGGAGTCGAAGCCCTCTTCATCGGATCAACCCATTGCCTTGCAAGGCCAGCTCCTGCTCGCGGACCCCTCTTTGCGGGATGGTGTTTTCGATCATTCCGTCGTTCTGCTCGCCGAGCATTCGTCGAAGACCGGGGCCTTCGGTCTGGTTTTGAATCATCCGACCGGCCATGTTGTCGGCGATCTCCTGAAAGACGAAGCCTTCGCCCCTTTGCGCAAGGTGGCCGTCCACCAGGGCGGCCCCGTCTCCTGCGAACACCTCACGTTTTCCGCGTTCTGGTGGAACCATGAGAAAAAGCAGCTCCGCTGGGCGATCCGGATTTCGGCAGAGGATGCCATCGCGCACAGCCACCGTCCGGGGACATTGATCCGTGCTTTCATCGGCTACTCCGGCTGGAACCCCGGCCAGCTCGAAACCGAACTGCGCCGGAACTCCTGGATCACCACCCAGCCTGACAACGCCCTGCTGGGACAGAACCACGACCGCGAACTCTGGACCGAAATTCTCCGGCACCTCTCGCCCTACCACCGCATCCTTGCAGAAGCTCCGCCGGATCCATTCCTCAACTGA